The following DNA comes from Gemmatimonadota bacterium.
GGACCGTTATCCGGTTGCCATCGGTCACCTCGAGGTCCACGTCCGGCGGCGCCTGGAAGATCACGGGGTGGGAATACCCCAGGCTGAGCGTCAGGTTGCTGCCCTTGAGCTCCGCCCGGTAGCCCACGCCGACGATCTCGAGCGTCCGGTCGTACCCGCTGACGACGCCTTCCACCATGTTGGCGATCAGTGAACGGTTCAGCCCGTGCAAGGCGCGCGACTGCCTGGATTCGTTCGCACGCGCTACCACCAGGTGTCCGTCTTCCAGTACGGCGCTGATCTGCGTGGGGATCCGGTGGGAAAGCTCGCCCTTCGGGCCCTTCACCTTTACGGTCCGGCCGTCTATCGAAATCTTCACCCCGTCCGGGATCGCTATCGGCAGTTTACCTATTCGTGACACCCCGACTCCTTCCGGTGTTCCTGGCTACCAGATGTAGCACAACACTTCGCCGCCCGTGTTCAACTGGCGCGCTTCGCGGTCCGTGACGATGCCTTTGGGCGTGCTCAGAATGGCCACGCCGAGGCC
Coding sequences within:
- the rplF gene encoding 50S ribosomal protein L6: MSRIGKLPIAIPDGVKISIDGRTVKVKGPKGELSHRIPTQISAVLEDGHLVVARANESRQSRALHGLNRSLIANMVEGVVSGYDRTLEIVGVGYRAELKGSNLTLSLGYSHPVIFQAPPDVDLEVTDGNRITVRGIDKQLVGQVAAVIRSFKKPEPYKGKGIRYDDEQVRRKAGKTGAA